CAGAAGGCGGCTGTTTTGCTATGTGGCAATGCACTAGTTCCATCGGGTCAGACGACTGGAAGGGAAGTTGCCCTGTCAGCAGTTCAAATAGCGTCACACCTAAGGAATAGAAATCACTACGATAGTCGATGCCTCGGTTCATCCGCCCAGTCTGTTCCGGTGCCATATAGGCCAAGGTACCTTCTAGCCTGCTAGGACTTTGCAGAGTTTGGGTTTCTTTGGGTAACAGAGAAGCGATGCTAAAGTCAATCAGTTTTACCTGCTTGGATTCGGGGTGAATCAGAATGTTTGCAGGTTTGATATCTTTGTGGATAACGCGATACTGGCTAAGGTCGTGGAGAATATCAGTCAGTTGCAGAGCAATCAACAACACGTCTTGCCAGGGCAGAGGCTGAGACTGGGCATACCAACTGAGAGAAACACCGCCCCAGTCTTCCATCACTAGGGCATAGCTACTCCCCAGGGGTTCTAAACTCAACGGGTGGATAATCCCAGGAATAGACAGATTTTTGCTAATGGCATACTGATTGCGAAACTGTACCAATTCATTAAAGCTGGGATATTCCCATCGGGGCAGTTTAATAACCACAGGTTGCTGTGTAGTCGTTTTTACAGCTCGATAGACTGCTGTACGACTACCTAAATAGATTTGCTCAGTAAGAGTATAGTCAGTTAGGTTGGGAAGTGTCTGGAGGCAGGTAACGGTCGGTTGTGTCATCGCTTAGACTGGGAAACCTAGCTTTATCTATCGGAGACTTAACGTTATCTACTCAATGTTATCTAGACTTAATGTTATCTACTCAACATTACTACAGCTAGGGTTCCCCGAAGCTGGACGATCGCAACAACAGTTTCGTAGATCTAGAGCTGATGTGGAATTTGGATAACAATTGACAGAAGGTAGAAGAGAGAGTGCTGCTGCATGACCAAGCACTGCTAGCCGACTGTAATTCAAGAGAATATAGAGGCAGGCATTCTGGAGTAGATTAGCTAAACTTAGTTGCAAAAAACAGTTGTAATTGGTTGGAGGTTCATACAGAAAGTCCTTATCAACTGTTGTAGTCTTAACTGGTTAAAAGTCATGAACAACATACTTCCGTCAGAGTCGAAAATTGCATTACTAATTGACGCAGATAATGCTCCTGCTGTCAAAATTGATGCGATTTTGTCTGAAATTGCAAAATATGGCGTAGCTAATATTAGAAGAGCTTATGGTAACTGGAAAAATCCCTCGCTCAAACCTTGGGAAGATAGTTTGCACGAGTTTGCAATTCGTCCAGTGCAACAGTTTGACTATACCAAAGGCAAGAATGCAAGTGATGCAGCACTAATTATTGACGCTATGGATTTGTTGTATACACAGAAGCTGGATGCCTTTGCTATCGTATCGAGTGACAGTGACTTTACACCTCTAGTAATGCGAATCCTTACCAATGGGTTAAAAGTGTATGGATTTGGAGAGAAAAAGACACCAATGCCGTTTGTGTATGCTTGTTCAACCTTTCTATATTTAGAGAATCTTGGTCAAGATGTAGATCCTGAAGCATCTAAAGAGTTAGGAAATATCAAGAAAACGACTAAAGAATTGAAGCAAGATACAAAACTAGTTAACCTGCTAAGACTAGCAGTAGATAGTACGCAAGAAGATGATGGTTGGTCTAAGTTGGGGGCAGTCGGCTCACACATTGCCAATCAAGCATCCTTTGATCCCCGCAACTATGGTTATGCCAAACTGAGTACATTATTTGAGGCTGTGGATCTTTTTGATGTTGAACGTCGAANNNNNNNNNNGTTTATGTTAGGGACAGGCGCAAGTCAAAAAGTTCTGAGAAGAAGTAATGTCAAATCTAGATGTGATTCTGATGTTAGGAGTAGTTAATCTGAAGCGTGAAGACACCGAAAACTGTGATAAAGTTCCCTTATCTCAGGATTGAAGAGTTGAAGTAGTTTTGCATTGTGCTAACAACTCTGGGAAGAGTAAGCTCGATCGCCGTCTATGGGTCTAGTTCAGCCCCGCTCCCGGAGAGGCCTTGTTGGATGATTCTCACTCTGAAGTTGCCACGGTTGCCCTCTACTGAGCGGTTATAATCCTTGATTGGTGAGGCGATCGCCTACCTTTGTCTGTGCCAGCAAATAGAGATAGGGGAATGGAAAGAGATTGAGAGGTGAGAAATCTTTACTGCTTGACTGCGAAGCGACACTGTTCATCTATGTGATGCCAGTCACGAGAGCACAACAGAGGAATGTAACAAAATTTTGATTTTTGTCAGGTATCTTGCCCTTACCCTGCATAATCATAGCTATTGCTAATAGTTCTCATTAAACGCCGAATAAGTGAGAATGGCAATCCCTAGAGAGAACCTAAAGAGAACACTCATCAAACCTGTTATCGCCCACAAGTAAGGGAAGTGTGCACCTAAGAAGAGAGCACAATTGCAAATTGTACGCAAATCGCAGAAATGCTAAAGCACGGAGTCGTAGTATCTGCTCCAGATGTCTGCCCATAGTGCTGAATCATCAGGCCAGAGGTGGTTGTGATGAGGTATCGGCTGGGGGGAATTGGGGTCAGTTTCATGTTGGCTTCATGTCGGCATCGCGTTTGTCGCAGTGGTGAGCTGCAAGGCTTCTGAGCTGTAGGTGTCTCTAGATTTGGTGCATCAGCCCGTGCGCGATAGGTTCGCGATGGGTTTTGTTCGTCACTGAACTCTGTTCAATATTGATAAGGATTTAACGAATGGCCGTTGTTTCAATTTTTTGGCAGCCGGTATTTCGAGCGTTGGGGTGGTCTTCTGAGTCTGTTCAGTCATCGGGAGCACCGCTGTTAGAAGGAAATGCCCGGTTTATCGATGCTTCAGGCAAGTTGTTAGGGGCACATATTGCCCATGCTGGATTGATTCTCCTATGGGCAGGTGCAATGACCTTGTTTGAATTGTCCCGGTTTAATCCGACCCAGCCAATGTACGAGCAGAACTTAATTTTGTTACCTCATTTAGCTGCCTTGGGTTTTGGCATTGGAGCCAATGGACAAATTGTTGATACCTATCCCTATTACCTAATTGGCATGTTGCACCTAATTAGCTCCGCTGTTTTGGGTGCTGGTGGAATTTACCATGCTGTGCTAGGGCCTGCCATTTTAGATGAGAGAGGGTTTGGGTATGACTGGAAAGACGGTAGAAAGATGACCACAATTCTGGGCATTCATTTGGTAATTCTGGGCATTGGGGCATTACTGTTAGTGCTTAAAGCTGTTCGCTTTGGTGGGATATATCATCCTGTCGTGGAACAGGTGCGCATCATCCAGCCGAACCTAGATCCAGCTCGCATTTTTGGATACTTGTTCGGATTCAGTCCTAATGGCTGGACACTCACCGGCATGGCCAGTGTAAGCAACCTTGAGGATGTGATTGGTGGGCATGTATGGGTTGGCATTCTTTGCATTACTGGTGGCATTTTTCACATTGCATCTTCACCACTAGATTGGGCAAAAAGGAGATTAGTCTGGTCAGGGGAAGCCTACCTTTCCTATAGTCTGGCCGCTCTAGCACTGACGGGCTTTAGCGTAGCTTGCTTTGTTTCTGTTAATGACATCGCTTACCCTAGTATCTTCTATGGCGCTGTTGGTAGTTCACCAGTCCGGACTGTACTTGCTAGTGTTCACGCGGCTCTTGGTTTTCTGGCACTGGTGGGTCATCTTTGGCATGCCTATCGGGTTCGATCGTCTATGCAAGGGATTCAGTTAGCAACATTTTTCGACTTCATTGCTAAAGATGTGACCTCAACTTTGCCTGCGAGTTTACAACAGCAGTGAGGGAGTAGGTAGGGAGTGACTGTACTTAAAGAACGAGGAGAGAATTTACGATGGCAATGGCGACTCAAGCGATCGACCAAATTCCTTGGCGGGCAGGTAATGCTCGGTTGGTCAATCTATCAGGAATGCTGTTGGGTGCCCATGTGGCCCATGCTGGACTAATTGTGCTCTGGGCAGGAGCAATTACTCTATTTGAAGTGGCTAGCTTCCAGCCCGACCAACCTATGTATGAACAGGGGCTGATTGTGCTGCCAAACTTAGCAAGGTTGGGGCTTGGTATTGGCGATGGTGGTCAGGTTATTGATACCTATCCCTACTTTGTAGTTGGGGTTTTGCATTTGATTAGCTCTGCTTTTTTGGGAGCAGGTGGAATTTTCCACGCGCTGAAAGGTCCCAAAAAGCTAGAAGACTCATTTTCCTTTTTTGGCTACCGCTGGAACGATGCCAATAAAATGACCACCATTTTGGGTATTCATCTGACACTGTTAGGAGTTGGGGCACTCTTGCTAGTTGCAAAGGCAATGATCTTTGGTGGGCTGTATGACCCCCTGATGCAAAAAGTCCGGATAATTACCAGCCCAACCCTTGATCCCGGCACAATTTTTAGTTACCTGTTGGGTTTCAATGGTAAGTTCTGGTTGGCCAGTGTCGATAAGTTGGAAGACGTGATTGGTGGTCACATCTGGATAGGATTATTGTGCATCATTGGTGGTATCTGGCACATTCGTACAACTCCCTTTGGGTGGGCAAAGCGGCTGTTTGTCTGGTCTGGTGAAGCGTACTTGTCCTACAGCATTGGTGCAGTAAGCCTGATGGCATTTATTGCAACTCTATTTGTTTCTGTTAACTCTTTAGTGTTTCCCACAGAGTTCTATGGCCCAGAGCTTTCATTGGTCTTCGATCGGTTCCCTGTCTTTGCCAGTCCAGATGGTGCTCTAACAGCCAGAGTTTGGCTGGCAAACGCTCACTTTTGGCTGGGTTTCTTCTTCCTACAAGGGCATTTGTTTCATGCGCTACGGGCAGCAGGTTACAGCTTTATAGAAGGTCGCGTGATCGAATCTACTCGTGGGCAGGTGATCTAGTTATGGATACAACAGTGAATCAAATCTCAACGGGCACAGTGGAACTGGATTTTCCTGGCAGTAATCCCGAAACTCGCTATGTCAAAGATGCTATCAATCCCACATCTTGGTGGGCAGGTAACTTCCGGTTTGTTAACCTATCTGGGAAATTGTTAGGTGCTCATATTGCCCATGCTGGGCTGATTGTGTTGTGGGCGGGTGCAATGACGCTATTTGAGTTATCGCGTTTTGACCCGACTGTACCAATGTCACAGCAGGGATTAATTTTATTGCCTCACTTGGCAGCTTTAGGGTTTGGGGTGGGTCAGGGTGGTCAAATTGTAGATACCCAACCCTACTTTGCGATCGCAGTGGTTCACCTAGTCAGCTCAGCGTTTTTGGGAGCTGGTGGAATATACCATGCCGCTCTAGGGCCAGAAACCCTGGATGAGGATGGCTTTGGCTACAAATGGGAAGATGGGAACAAAATGACCACCATTCTAGGTATTCACCTGGTATTGCTGGGTATGGGGGCATTGTTATTCGTAGCAAAAGCTGTTTTCTGGGGTGGGTTATACGATCCGGTAGTTGAAATGGTGCGAGCAATTGACCACCCAACCTTGAATCCATTGACTATCTTCGGTTACTTGGCTGGGATTACGCCAGAAGGGTGGACGCTGCGAGGAATGGCCGCAGTTGATAGTCTGGAGGATGTAGTCGGAGGGCACATCTGGGTGGGTATTCTCTGCATTCTAGGTGGCATCTGGCATATTACTACTGCACCGAAACAATGGGCAAAAGGCTTATTTCTCTGGTCAGGAGAAGCTTACCTGTCCTACAGTCAGGGGGCGCTAGCATATATGGGGTTTCTGGCAGCTTATTTCGTTAGTGTCAATGATACGGTTTACCCCGGCGTGTTTTATGGACCAGTAGGAGTGCTAGTGGTGGATGGCGTAATTACACCTCGTGCTTGGTTGGCTTGGTTTCACATTCTATTTGCTAGCTTGCTGTTGTTAGGTCACTGGTGGCACGCCGGACGATCGCGCATGATTGCAGCCGGGTTCAACTTTAGCACCATGAAGTTCAATCCGAATGCACTCTTTGGCGATACTCAATTCAATAGTGAGCCTTTGTTTACAGGGATAGTGCAACCGTACAACAATGATTGTTGTCAAGGCAACTTAGCTACCCCTATCAACAACAGTGATTTTGTACTCAACTGGGTCAAAGCCTTACCCATTTATCGCCAAGGGCTTTCTCCAATTACTAGGGGATTGGAAATTGGCATGGCCCACGGCTATCTTTTGCTTGGGCCCTTTCTCAAGCTGGGACCATTGCGAGATACAAGTAGTGCCCTGTTGGCAGGCGCTATGTCCGCAGGCGGCCTAGTGCTAATTCTCACTGCTTGCCTTTCTATCTATGGTGCTGCTGTATGCCAGCGGAACAAAAAGCCAGTTGGCAGATTACCCAATAACCTACAAACCGTTCGTGATTGGGGCTTGTTTTCTTCTGGTTTTCTGATTGGCGGCTTAGGTGGCGTTATATTTGCTAGCTTCATTCTGCTAGAAATTCAGCGCTCAGGAATTGTGTAGTGAGCCGTGTTGTCAGGAAAAGTA
This genomic interval from Cyanobacteriota bacterium contains the following:
- a CDS encoding serine/threonine protein kinase, whose translation is MTQPTVTCLQTLPNLTDYTLTEQIYLGSRTAVYRAVKTTTQQPVVIKLPRWEYPSFNELVQFRNQYAISKNLSIPGIIHPLSLEPLGSSYALVMEDWGGVSLSWYAQSQPLPWQDVLLIALQLTDILHDLSQYRVIHKDIKPANILIHPESKQVKLIDFSIASLLPKETQTLQSPSRLEGTLAYMAPEQTGRMNRGIDYRSDFYSLGVTLFELLTGQLPFQSSDPMELVHCHIAKQPPS
- a CDS encoding NYN domain-containing protein yields the protein MNNILPSESKIALLIDADNAPAVKIDAILSEIAKYGVANIRRAYGNWKNPSLKPWEDSLHEFAIRPVQQFDYTKGKNASDAALIIDAMDLLYTQKLDAFAIVSSDSDFTPLVMRILTNGLKVYGFGEKKTPMPFVYACSTFLYLENLGQDVDPEASKELGNIKKTTKELKQDTKLVNLLRLAVDSTQEDDGWSKLGAVGSHIANQASFDPRNYGYAKLSTLFEAVDLFDVERR
- a CDS encoding chlorophyll a/b binding light-harvesting protein, coding for MAVVSIFWQPVFRALGWSSESVQSSGAPLLEGNARFIDASGKLLGAHIAHAGLILLWAGAMTLFELSRFNPTQPMYEQNLILLPHLAALGFGIGANGQIVDTYPYYLIGMLHLISSAVLGAGGIYHAVLGPAILDERGFGYDWKDGRKMTTILGIHLVILGIGALLLVLKAVRFGGIYHPVVEQVRIIQPNLDPARIFGYLFGFSPNGWTLTGMASVSNLEDVIGGHVWVGILCITGGIFHIASSPLDWAKRRLVWSGEAYLSYSLAALALTGFSVACFVSVNDIAYPSIFYGAVGSSPVRTVLASVHAALGFLALVGHLWHAYRVRSSMQGIQLATFFDFIAKDVTSTLPASLQQQ
- a CDS encoding chlorophyll a/b binding light-harvesting protein — encoded protein: MAMATQAIDQIPWRAGNARLVNLSGMLLGAHVAHAGLIVLWAGAITLFEVASFQPDQPMYEQGLIVLPNLARLGLGIGDGGQVIDTYPYFVVGVLHLISSAFLGAGGIFHALKGPKKLEDSFSFFGYRWNDANKMTTILGIHLTLLGVGALLLVAKAMIFGGLYDPLMQKVRIITSPTLDPGTIFSYLLGFNGKFWLASVDKLEDVIGGHIWIGLLCIIGGIWHIRTTPFGWAKRLFVWSGEAYLSYSIGAVSLMAFIATLFVSVNSLVFPTEFYGPELSLVFDRFPVFASPDGALTARVWLANAHFWLGFFFLQGHLFHALRAAGYSFIEGRVIESTRGQVI
- a CDS encoding chlorophyll a/b binding light-harvesting protein translates to MDTTVNQISTGTVELDFPGSNPETRYVKDAINPTSWWAGNFRFVNLSGKLLGAHIAHAGLIVLWAGAMTLFELSRFDPTVPMSQQGLILLPHLAALGFGVGQGGQIVDTQPYFAIAVVHLVSSAFLGAGGIYHAALGPETLDEDGFGYKWEDGNKMTTILGIHLVLLGMGALLFVAKAVFWGGLYDPVVEMVRAIDHPTLNPLTIFGYLAGITPEGWTLRGMAAVDSLEDVVGGHIWVGILCILGGIWHITTAPKQWAKGLFLWSGEAYLSYSQGALAYMGFLAAYFVSVNDTVYPGVFYGPVGVLVVDGVITPRAWLAWFHILFASLLLLGHWWHAGRSRMIAAGFNFSTMKFNPNALFGDTQFNSEPLFTGIVQPYNNDCCQGNLATPINNSDFVLNWVKALPIYRQGLSPITRGLEIGMAHGYLLLGPFLKLGPLRDTSSALLAGAMSAGGLVLILTACLSIYGAAVCQRNKKPVGRLPNNLQTVRDWGLFSSGFLIGGLGGVIFASFILLEIQRSGIV